The Lewinellaceae bacterium DNA window ATATTATCACCAGGAATACCTCATGGATGCCCCGAAAGGGTTCAAATCCGCTCCGATTAACGCCCGGGGATTTCCGGAGACCCAATTTACCCTTGAGATCTATTCGGAAGATTGTACCGGCTGTACCTTATGTGTAGAGGCTTGTCCGGCAACCAGCCTGACTGACCGCTCGACCAAGGCCATCAACATGAAGCCGAAGAATGACATCCTGGAGGAATCACGCAATAGCATCGATTTCTTTGAATCCATTCCTCAGAACAACCGGAGCAAAGTCAACTTCTCGACTGTCCATGGTGTGCAGTTTCTGGAACCTTTATTTGAGTTCTCCGGAGCATGTGCAGGGTGCGGTGAGACGCCTTATGTACGACTGATGACACAATTATTCGGTGACCGGCTGATCATTGCAAACGCCACCGGATGTTCTTCCATCTATGGAGGTAACCTTCCAACGACCCCCTATACCACGAACGCTGAAGGTAAAGGACCGGCCTGGTCCAACTCGCTGTTTGAAGACAATGCAGAGTTCGGTTTAGGTATGCGGGTGACGGCTGACAAACATCTGGCTACTGCACGCCAGTTGCTGAAGACTATGGAAGCAGAATTCGGGGAAGCGCAGGTTAAGGCGATCCTGGATGCACCCCAGCATGTCGAATCGCAGATCGTGTCCCAGCGTCAACGGGTTGAAGCATTGAAGCGCCAATTGGAGCAATCGAAGCATCCTCAGGCAAAACTGATGTTGTCTCTTGCCGACCACCTGGTGCGGCGCAGCATCTGGATCGTTGGCGGTGACGGTTGGGCTTATGATATTGGTTCAGCCGGTGTGGACCACGTTTTAGCCAGCGGCCGGAATGTGAATGTCCTGGTCCTGGATACGGAAGTTTATTCCAATACGGGAGGGCAGATGTCGAAGGCAACGCCAACCGCAGCCACTGCAAAGTTTGCTGCCGCCGGCAAGCGTGTTGGTAAAAAGGACCTTGCTATGCAGGCTATCTCCTATGGTAATGTGTATGTGGCACAGATCGCCATGGGAGCTAATCCACAACAAACGTTGCTGGCTATGCGTGAGGCAGAAGCCTATGAAGGCCCTTCCCTGATCCTGGCTTACTCCCATTGCATTGCCCATGGTATTGCAATGGAGAAAGGCCTGACGCAGCAAAAACTTGCAGTGAGCAGTGGCTACTGGCCGTTGTTACGTTACAATCCGGTATTGCGCAAAAAAGGTATTAACCCCTTTGTTCTCGACTCACCGGAGCCGGTCATCAACCTGAAAGATTATGCCTACAATGAATTGCGGTATAAGATTTTGACCAGGACCAACCCGGAAGAAGCAGAACGTCTGATGCAGCTGGCACAAGAACTGGTGGACCTGCGATGGGAAACATACGTTGATATGGCGGCAGCCGGAGCATCATCATTCGCACCTGTAGCCTGAAAATGAATTAACCGATTACAATGAATTTCAAACAACAATCATGGATCTAACCTCTCAATATATGGGATTGACCCTGCGGTCACCCCTGGTTGTCTCTGCCTGTACTCTATCGGAGGATATTGCCAACATCAAGCAAATGGAGGATGCCGGTGCGGGCGCCGTCGTGCTGTTTTCTTTGTTTGAAGAGCAGATATTGAAAGAGCAAAAATTGTTCGATCAGACCATGCAAGTCACCACGAATATCTTTGCGGAAGCGCTGGATTTTTTTCCGGACATTGACGATTACCACATCGGTGCCAGTCAATATTTGGAACATATCCGGCGTGCGAAAGAAGAGGTCGATATCCCTATCATTGCCAGTCTGAATGCCATTTCGCACAGCGGATGGATCGATTATGCCAAGCAGGTCGAAGAATCCGGAGCAGATGGTCTGGAAATTAACGTTTATTACATTCCCGCGGATATTCGGCTGACTGCGGAGATGGTGGAGCAGCGTTACCTGGATATTGTGCGGCTGGTCAAAGCACACATTAAAATTCCGGTTGCAATCAAGTTGAATCCTTATTTCAGTTCGATCGGACATATGGCTTACAGGTTGCATGAAGCGGGTGCTGACTCGCTGGTATTGTTTAACCGGTTTTATCAGCCGGACTTTGACATCAATCGGTTGCAGGTGCTGCCAAACCTGGAGTTCAGTGTGGCGCACGAGATCCGGCTTCCATTGTTATGGATCGCAATCCTCTATGGACGGATACCGGTTTCGCTGGCCGCGACGACTGGTGTGCAGAGTGCCGAAGAAGTGGTGAAATATCTGTTGGCTGGGGCTGACGTCGCCATGACGGCTTCGGCATTGTATAAGCGCGGTATAAGCTATCTCCGCACGATGACCAAAGATCTACAGTTGTGGATGGACCGTATGGGATTTGCATCGGTGACAAGTTTCCGTGGAGCAATGAGCCAGCAGCATATTTCGGATCCGACTGCGTACGAGCGGGCCAATTATATCCGCATTCTGGAAGGTGTGAAATAACGGGCTGCTCAGGGGGATTCAGAGTTCAATGACGGCTTTATCTTTTTTCTGAAGGTTACTTTCCAGGTGCTTCAGACAGTTCTTAATGGACTCCTCCAGGACTATCAGGATGCTTTTTTTTGCGTAGTGGCGATAGGTCACAAGGCTTATCTCTCGCACGGGCACAGGTGCCTTGAATGCGCGAAGACAGGCTTTTTGGCGAGGTGGCAAATCAATGGCCGCCAGCTCAGGGATGATGGTGATCCCCTGATTGATGTCGACGATCTTCAGAAGGCTTTCGATACTGCCGGCGCCGAATTCCATATGGTGTTTACCGGATTGTTGTTTTTGGAGCTCACAGAGATTCATGATCTGACTGCGCAGGCAATGCCCTTCCTCCAGCAGCCATAAATGATCCAGGTCGATATCCTCCGGCAGCAAATATTTTTTCTTTAATGCCTGAGATTCGGGATCGGCAACATAAACACTGAATGGTTCGTAAAATAGTGGGATTTCACGGAAGCTGTCTTTATGTAAAGGTGTTGCTAAAATACCGATATCAAGTTGGTCCTTCGCCAGTTTTTCGGTGATCTGGTCGGTCGTTAGCTCCGAGATGATGAGTTTGATCTCCTGGTATTGTTCCAGAAACGGGGGCAGAA harbors:
- a CDS encoding dihydroorotate dehydrogenase-like protein, whose translation is MDLTSQYMGLTLRSPLVVSACTLSEDIANIKQMEDAGAGAVVLFSLFEEQILKEQKLFDQTMQVTTNIFAEALDFFPDIDDYHIGASQYLEHIRRAKEEVDIPIIASLNAISHSGWIDYAKQVEESGADGLEINVYYIPADIRLTAEMVEQRYLDIVRLVKAHIKIPVAIKLNPYFSSIGHMAYRLHEAGADSLVLFNRFYQPDFDINRLQVLPNLEFSVAHEIRLPLLWIAILYGRIPVSLAATTGVQSAEEVVKYLLAGADVAMTASALYKRGISYLRTMTKDLQLWMDRMGFASVTSFRGAMSQQHISDPTAYERANYIRILEGVK
- a CDS encoding LysR family transcriptional regulator, whose amino-acid sequence is MNIQQLEYLVAVDTHRHFARAAQSCYVTQATLSMMIKKLEDELDLMVFDRSKQPVTPTDTGSQLIEQARIILNEIARFQEMAQESVHGLQGDLRIGIIPTLAPYLLPHFLPPFLEQYQEIKLIISELTTDQITEKLAKDQLDIGILATPLHKDSFREIPLFYEPFSVYVADPESQALKKKYLLPEDIDLDHLWLLEEGHCLRSQIMNLCELQKQQSGKHHMEFGAGSIESLLKIVDINQGITIIPELAAIDLPPRQKACLRAFKAPVPVREISLVTYRHYAKKSILIVLEESIKNCLKHLESNLQKKDKAVIEL